One Bacillus amyloliquefaciens DSM 7 = ATCC 23350 DNA window includes the following coding sequences:
- a CDS encoding DUF1433 domain-containing protein has translation MKYQHDKKEAEQELFNQAKDKMESYIKANYKNIKHITYDNDYKIDPMGGISIEGYLNGNKEKEFFGLYDKTNDEIGISLVDAEEKPECQEKECEY, from the coding sequence TTGAAGTACCAACATGATAAAAAAGAAGCAGAACAAGAACTTTTTAACCAAGCGAAAGATAAAATGGAAAGCTATATAAAAGCTAATTACAAAAATATAAAGCACATTACATACGATAACGATTACAAAATAGATCCTATGGGGGGAATTTCCATCGAGGGTTACTTGAATGGTAATAAGGAAAAAGAATTTTTCGGACTTTATGACAAAACGAATGATGAAATAGGGATATCTTTAGTCGATGCTGAAGAGAAACCTGAGTGTCAAGAAAAAGAATGTGAATACTAA
- a CDS encoding MFS transporter has translation MKSAKSLYWQLSAYFFFFFFTWSSSYSLFAIWLGQEINLNGSATGIIFSVNAVFALCMQPLYGFISDKLGLKKKILFMISFLLLFTGPFYIFIYGPLLQYNVFLGAAVGGLYLGAAFLAGIGAIETYIEKVSRKYQFEYGKSRMWGSLGWAAAAFFAGQLFNINPNINFWIASVSAVILTAIIMSVKIEMTDHEKNRADSVRLKDVGRLFLIKDFWFFMMYIIGVTCIYGVYDQQFPIYYASLFPSVAIGNQVFGYLNSFQVFLEAGMMFLAPFIVNKFGAKNSLILAGFLMAFRIVGSGIAVEPVGISSMKLIHALELPIMLIAVFKYLAANFDTRLSSVLYLVGFQFASQAGASILSPLAGGLYDSAGFRQTYLIMGIVVFGFTVISIFTLLGPKQNSRRVQHLQKIG, from the coding sequence ATGAAAAGCGCAAAAAGTCTGTATTGGCAACTGAGTGCTTATTTTTTCTTTTTCTTTTTTACTTGGTCTTCCAGCTATTCTTTATTTGCGATTTGGTTAGGGCAAGAAATCAATTTAAACGGATCAGCGACAGGCATTATCTTTTCTGTAAATGCCGTATTTGCCCTGTGCATGCAGCCTCTTTACGGTTTTATCTCTGACAAATTGGGGCTGAAGAAAAAGATATTGTTTATGATCAGCTTTCTTCTCCTATTTACAGGTCCGTTTTATATTTTCATCTATGGACCGCTCCTGCAGTACAACGTCTTCCTTGGCGCGGCTGTCGGAGGCTTGTATTTGGGTGCCGCTTTTTTAGCGGGGATAGGCGCGATTGAAACTTACATTGAAAAGGTCAGCCGGAAATATCAATTCGAGTATGGAAAATCAAGAATGTGGGGCTCGCTGGGCTGGGCGGCCGCTGCATTTTTTGCAGGGCAGCTTTTCAATATCAATCCCAATATCAACTTCTGGATTGCGTCTGTATCAGCCGTCATTTTAACGGCCATTATCATGTCTGTGAAAATCGAAATGACCGACCATGAGAAAAACAGAGCGGATTCGGTCCGGTTAAAAGATGTGGGTCGTCTCTTTTTAATAAAGGATTTTTGGTTTTTTATGATGTACATTATCGGCGTGACCTGCATTTACGGCGTATATGATCAGCAGTTCCCGATCTACTATGCGTCTTTATTTCCTTCAGTGGCGATAGGCAACCAAGTATTCGGCTATCTTAATTCGTTCCAGGTATTTTTGGAGGCCGGCATGATGTTTCTTGCGCCTTTTATCGTCAATAAGTTCGGAGCGAAAAACAGTTTGATTTTAGCGGGGTTTTTAATGGCTTTCCGCATCGTCGGGTCCGGAATTGCAGTTGAGCCAGTAGGAATTTCATCAATGAAACTCATCCACGCACTGGAACTGCCGATTATGCTGATCGCCGTTTTTAAATATTTGGCGGCCAATTTTGATACGCGTCTGTCGTCCGTCCTTTATCTCGTCGGTTTCCAATTCGCATCTCAGGCAGGCGCGTCGATTCTGTCGCCGCTGGCGGGAGGATTATATGACAGTGCGGGGTTCCGGCAAACCTATCTCATCATGGGAATCGTCGTCTTTGGTTTTACCGTCATCTCCATATTTACTTTATTGGGCCCGAAACAAAACAGCAGGCGCGTGCAGCATTTACAAAAAATCGGATAG
- a CDS encoding LacI family DNA-binding transcriptional regulator: protein MKPNIHDVAKIAGVSSTTVSRVLNNRGYISEKTKEKVYRAMEEINYFPNDLARSLFRKRTNLIGLIIPNSSNPFFGELAFHIESICTSMGYKLLLCNSLHRKDKEEKYLEMLIRNQVDGVIAVTYNRGILNYHKQNLPIVAIDHYLSDSIPVVGSDNYDGGKKAAELLIEKECRHIVHINGPIELTTPANLRRKAYEDVMHKHGRQPITYEVPFYQDYHDIISTLFDEQPDTDGIFSSDDIMAAAVMTEAKKRGKDIPNQLKVIGYDGTETVQSILPELTTIQQPIELISKTAIEILAKEIEGEFDDIPPETYLPVRLLEGRTT from the coding sequence ATGAAGCCTAACATTCATGATGTTGCAAAAATAGCGGGAGTTTCCTCTACAACCGTTTCGCGGGTATTAAATAACCGCGGCTATATCAGCGAAAAAACAAAAGAAAAAGTGTACAGGGCGATGGAAGAAATCAATTACTTTCCAAACGATCTGGCCCGCTCCTTATTCCGAAAACGAACCAATTTAATAGGGCTTATCATTCCGAACTCCAGCAACCCGTTTTTCGGCGAACTCGCCTTTCATATTGAAAGCATTTGTACGTCCATGGGCTACAAACTGCTGCTTTGCAACAGTTTACATCGGAAAGACAAAGAAGAAAAATATTTGGAAATGCTGATTAGAAACCAAGTGGACGGCGTCATCGCCGTGACTTATAACCGGGGAATTCTCAATTACCACAAGCAAAATCTGCCGATTGTCGCCATTGACCATTACTTATCGGACTCGATTCCCGTCGTCGGCTCAGACAATTATGACGGCGGAAAAAAAGCGGCGGAACTGCTGATCGAAAAAGAGTGCCGGCACATCGTCCATATCAACGGTCCGATTGAACTCACTACACCGGCAAACCTCAGAAGAAAAGCATACGAAGATGTCATGCATAAACACGGACGGCAGCCCATTACATACGAAGTGCCCTTTTATCAAGATTACCATGACATCATTTCAACATTATTTGATGAACAGCCTGACACCGATGGAATTTTTTCCAGCGATGATATCATGGCAGCCGCAGTTATGACCGAGGCTAAAAAACGGGGAAAAGACATCCCCAATCAATTAAAAGTGATCGGTTATGACGGCACCGAGACCGTTCAATCAATTCTGCCGGAATTGACAACCATCCAGCAGCCGATCGAATTGATTTCCAAAACAGCCATCGAGATTTTAGCTAAAGAAATTGAAGGCGAATTTGATGATATTCCGCCGGAAACGTATTTGCCGGTACGGCTTTTGGAAGGACGGACAACTTAA
- a CDS encoding lipase — translation MPKGKEITVSNVTDKEYYRLSQAAYHYKMLALHMKYKTPYKISKTSYWYIEKVEQDSDTGLDAFVFSKGVKTKDGKWAKSDNPENVVIAFAGTDIGKDPINDGVKADGGNIVFGNDPKKEAHYIVKKGAKDTSKTLGKYNGTPTQDAMLTTGNYKLLTKTSQIDQADQLVKQVKRKYGTSTIVSTTGHSLGGAEAEYSAVNNDIYAVAFNSPSVVKLHDKETQKDINSGLYDPYIRSIINPDDMVGAGYWNEYDRHNGTTIYTKNPSLSQFSRKLRLDGSLSEQIGKNLAYFFTTVILRNPDTHGLNEANFMFDRNGNIANPNGDELVFDKNLGALLPAGAIGSGDAIKVTPAIAKKLAEKVQAMTEDLRTMKKEAQNAYQEHDEKIAELKTEFYGQVGHGLFDQLQAQDVTNTIEDIAQSYDKGPIFYDTQAEQAFIDSLQTAITDLEEIGGFLHTIADDFKEKDHMLANWLRL, via the coding sequence ATGCCAAAAGGAAAAGAAATAACCGTCTCAAATGTTACAGATAAAGAATATTACCGTTTGAGTCAGGCGGCCTACCACTATAAAATGTTAGCCCTGCACATGAAATATAAAACCCCCTATAAAATCAGTAAGACGTCATATTGGTACATTGAGAAAGTTGAGCAGGATTCTGATACGGGTCTTGATGCCTTTGTATTCTCAAAAGGTGTAAAGACAAAAGACGGCAAGTGGGCGAAGTCTGATAACCCCGAAAACGTCGTCATCGCCTTTGCGGGAACCGATATCGGAAAAGATCCGATCAATGACGGCGTAAAAGCAGACGGCGGGAACATTGTTTTCGGAAATGATCCGAAAAAAGAAGCCCATTATATTGTTAAAAAAGGCGCCAAAGACACATCTAAAACACTCGGAAAATATAATGGAACACCTACTCAAGACGCCATGCTTACAACGGGAAACTATAAGCTGCTGACGAAAACATCGCAAATTGATCAGGCAGATCAGCTCGTGAAACAAGTCAAACGCAAATACGGAACATCAACAATCGTTTCAACAACCGGCCATTCACTGGGAGGCGCAGAAGCGGAATACAGTGCGGTCAACAATGATATTTACGCAGTCGCTTTTAACAGTCCTTCTGTCGTAAAACTGCATGATAAAGAAACACAGAAAGACATCAACAGCGGCTTATACGATCCTTACATACGATCAATCATCAATCCGGACGACATGGTCGGGGCAGGTTATTGGAACGAATATGACCGGCATAACGGGACAACGATTTATACGAAAAACCCCTCACTCTCACAGTTCAGCCGAAAGCTGCGGCTTGATGGGAGCTTGAGCGAGCAGATCGGCAAGAATCTCGCTTATTTCTTCACTACCGTCATTCTGAGAAATCCGGATACACACGGCTTAAATGAAGCAAATTTTATGTTTGACCGAAACGGAAACATCGCAAATCCGAACGGAGATGAATTAGTCTTCGATAAAAACCTCGGAGCTCTCCTCCCGGCCGGTGCGATCGGAAGCGGAGACGCGATTAAAGTAACGCCCGCGATCGCCAAAAAGCTGGCTGAAAAGGTGCAGGCCATGACCGAGGATTTGCGGACAATGAAAAAAGAAGCGCAGAACGCCTATCAGGAGCACGATGAAAAAATCGCCGAGCTGAAAACGGAATTTTACGGCCAAGTCGGACACGGCTTGTTTGATCAGCTTCAGGCACAGGATGTGACCAATACAATAGAAGATATTGCGCAATCCTACGATAAAGGCCCGATTTTTTATGACACTCAGGCTGAGCAGGCGTTTATTGATTCTTTGCAGACGGCGATCACGGACCTTGAAGAGATCGGCGGATTCTTACATACAATAGCGGATGACTTTAAAGAAAAAGATCACATGCTGGCAAACTGGTTACGTTTATAG
- a CDS encoding DUF1433 domain-containing protein, which yields MRKYIIILIVIIIAVGGFFVKHQYDKHKNEEKLVNEAQDHMKNYLKKDYKNVQEVHFSKDYNIDPTGGVEVSGYINNNKEKEFSGIYDPTNKEIGISVVNAEER from the coding sequence ATGAGAAAATACATTATTATCCTAATTGTTATAATTATAGCAGTGGGAGGTTTTTTCGTGAAGCATCAATATGACAAACATAAGAACGAAGAGAAACTTGTGAATGAGGCGCAAGATCATATGAAGAATTACTTAAAAAAAGACTATAAAAATGTGCAGGAAGTTCACTTTTCCAAAGACTACAATATCGATCCGACAGGCGGAGTCGAAGTTTCAGGTTACATAAATAATAATAAAGAAAAAGAATTTTCCGGTATATACGATCCAACGAACAAAGAGATAGGTATTTCAGTGGTCAATGCCGAAGAAAGATAA
- a CDS encoding DUF3237 domain-containing protein codes for MNEPSLKKVMSLQIKVDEPIVAGQTGLGKRQLILIRGGTVSGAVKGRVLPGGADAQIIRPNGRVDLSARYALETEEHEVIYVENNGIRQVSEPFRQQAAEGRIIDHEHVYFRTVPVFKTSSKAYQHLQDRMFIGAAVRLPDDIRLDIYEVQ; via the coding sequence CTGAATGAACCTTCTTTAAAAAAAGTGATGTCTCTGCAAATTAAAGTGGATGAACCGATCGTTGCTGGGCAGACTGGATTAGGGAAAAGGCAGCTGATCCTGATTCGGGGCGGAACGGTCAGCGGCGCCGTAAAGGGGCGTGTTCTCCCGGGCGGGGCAGACGCCCAGATCATCCGTCCGAACGGCCGGGTTGATCTTTCTGCTAGGTACGCGCTGGAAACCGAAGAGCACGAAGTCATTTATGTTGAGAACAACGGCATCCGCCAAGTCAGTGAACCGTTCCGCCAGCAGGCTGCAGAGGGGCGCATCATTGATCACGAGCACGTGTATTTCCGCACTGTGCCTGTGTTTAAAACAAGCAGTAAGGCATATCAGCATCTGCAGGACCGGATGTTTATCGGGGCTGCGGTCAGATTGC
- a CDS encoding DUF1433 domain-containing protein, with amino-acid sequence MKKKKYIIILILIIIAVGGLFMKHQYDQKKKEIALFEEAQNHMEKFLTTNYKNVDDIHFSEDYYINPMGGISVKGYTNGKKEFEGLYDPSNKEILSYTVDAEPKEECKDKLCTR; translated from the coding sequence ATGAAAAAGAAAAAGTACATAATTATCCTTATTTTAATAATTATAGCAGTTGGGGGTCTTTTTATGAAGCATCAGTATGATCAAAAGAAAAAAGAGATTGCGTTATTCGAAGAAGCCCAGAATCATATGGAAAAGTTTTTAACAACGAACTATAAAAATGTGGATGATATCCATTTTTCTGAGGATTACTATATTAATCCAATGGGTGGTATTAGTGTTAAGGGTTATACTAACGGAAAAAAAGAGTTTGAAGGTCTATATGATCCAAGTAATAAAGAAATATTGTCATATACGGTTGATGCCGAACCCAAAGAAGAATGTAAAGATAAGCTTTGTACAAGATAA
- a CDS encoding LysR family transcriptional regulator, giving the protein MDEKDWVVLITLFEEKNMTKAAERLYMTQPALSYRLKNLEAQFGVRLFYKRKKGMEFTSEGEYLVEYAKEMLREFRKMKDDILNMSHEVSGVLRLGVSSNFAQYKLPAILKRFSDQYPSVQFHVNTGWSAKVMDLLHHSGVHLGIMRGNYDWQGEKQLLNEERLYLISKTEINSEDLPKLPMIYYQTDASLKSLIQKWWNNQFSEPPFIAMEVDRQETCKEMVKNGLGYSVVPEICLQPSDELYTLALSYKNNEPVIRDTWLMYDSSVLELSVVKAFITFLNEEKA; this is encoded by the coding sequence ATGGATGAAAAGGATTGGGTTGTACTCATAACATTATTCGAAGAAAAAAATATGACAAAGGCAGCAGAGCGGTTATATATGACGCAGCCGGCGTTAAGTTATCGTCTCAAAAACTTGGAAGCGCAATTCGGAGTGCGCCTTTTTTATAAAAGAAAAAAAGGGATGGAATTCACTTCAGAAGGTGAATATCTCGTTGAATATGCGAAAGAGATGCTGCGGGAATTCAGAAAAATGAAGGATGATATCCTCAATATGAGCCATGAAGTCAGCGGGGTTCTCAGATTAGGAGTCTCGAGCAATTTTGCTCAGTATAAGCTCCCGGCGATTCTGAAACGGTTTTCTGATCAGTATCCGTCTGTTCAATTCCACGTCAATACGGGATGGAGTGCAAAGGTTATGGATCTGCTTCATCATTCCGGTGTACACCTTGGGATTATGAGGGGAAATTATGATTGGCAAGGGGAAAAACAACTGTTAAATGAAGAGAGGCTGTACCTTATTTCGAAAACTGAAATCAACAGTGAGGACCTTCCCAAATTGCCGATGATTTATTATCAAACAGATGCTTCTTTGAAAAGTTTGATTCAAAAATGGTGGAATAATCAATTTTCCGAGCCGCCTTTCATTGCAATGGAGGTAGACAGGCAGGAAACCTGTAAAGAGATGGTGAAAAACGGCCTCGGTTATTCTGTTGTGCCGGAAATCTGTCTTCAGCCTTCTGATGAATTATACACCTTGGCGCTTTCCTATAAAAATAACGAGCCTGTGATACGCGATACGTGGCTCATGTATGATTCTTCAGTGTTAGAATTGTCTGTCGTAAAAGCATTCATTACTTTTTTGAATGAAGAGAAAGCATAA
- a CDS encoding 2-methylaconitate cis-trans isomerase PrpF family protein, translating to MEKVPVTVMRGGTSKGVFIHQKDMPNDTNLWSDFLLDIMGSPDERQIDGLGGGHSLTSKAAIINKSARKDADVEYTFAQVSLTDKFTDFKGNCGNISSAVGPYAIEQGLVQAKEPVTKVRILNTNTQKVFIAEVEVKNGTFHYQGNCSIPGVPGTASPIYLSFHQAEGAVTGKLFPTGQPIDVLDTPYGNIAVSIIDYANPLVFVKAEDAGLTGIELPDEYTPDILEKLEVIRSIAAEKCRFASRHEAAAKSPAVPKLTLISSPADYIDTKGIKRHAQEMDLVIRMMSMQKPHQALAITGAVCTTAGMLLQDTLLSEFSFSGKTIRLGHPSGILKTEAVADPAGTTIKVVRTARKISEGYVFTKQSYNMNTLNHIG from the coding sequence ATGGAAAAAGTTCCTGTAACCGTCATGAGAGGCGGCACCAGCAAAGGCGTTTTTATTCATCAAAAAGACATGCCAAACGATACAAACCTATGGAGTGATTTTCTTTTAGACATTATGGGGAGCCCTGACGAGAGACAAATTGACGGTCTCGGCGGCGGCCATTCTCTCACAAGCAAGGCAGCCATTATTAATAAATCCGCCAGAAAGGACGCAGATGTTGAGTATACGTTTGCTCAGGTCAGCTTGACTGACAAATTTACCGACTTCAAAGGCAATTGCGGAAATATTTCTTCTGCCGTAGGCCCTTATGCTATTGAGCAAGGGCTCGTTCAAGCGAAAGAGCCAGTTACAAAAGTCAGAATTTTAAACACAAACACACAAAAAGTGTTCATAGCAGAAGTTGAAGTCAAGAATGGAACATTTCATTACCAGGGGAACTGCTCGATTCCGGGGGTTCCGGGCACAGCTTCTCCTATTTATCTTTCATTTCACCAGGCTGAAGGAGCGGTGACCGGAAAGCTGTTTCCGACTGGTCAGCCTATTGATGTTCTCGATACACCGTATGGAAATATCGCGGTATCGATTATCGATTACGCCAATCCGCTTGTCTTTGTAAAAGCAGAGGACGCGGGGCTTACCGGCATAGAACTTCCGGACGAATATACACCGGATATACTTGAAAAACTTGAAGTGATCCGATCGATTGCAGCAGAGAAATGCAGATTCGCTTCAAGACATGAGGCTGCGGCAAAATCACCCGCCGTGCCAAAACTAACTTTAATCTCATCTCCAGCGGATTATATTGATACAAAAGGGATAAAGAGACATGCTCAAGAGATGGACCTTGTCATTCGTATGATGTCCATGCAAAAACCGCATCAAGCTTTAGCCATTACAGGGGCGGTATGTACGACCGCCGGCATGCTATTGCAAGATACATTATTATCTGAATTTTCATTCTCCGGCAAAACGATCCGCTTAGGGCATCCAAGCGGCATTTTAAAAACCGAAGCAGTTGCTGATCCGGCTGGAACAACGATTAAAGTAGTACGCACAGCAAGAAAAATCTCTGAAGGCTATGTGTTTACAAAGCAAAGTTACAACATGAATACGCTGAATCACATTGGTTAA
- a CDS encoding MFS transporter: MINVNASNRLNRLPFSRAHQAVLVILSFAYFFDFIDLNTFSYAAPSLLKEWNISTHTIAFITSVSYFGMFIGASAGGWFSDRFGRKKGLILVVTFFSSFSLLSSLAWSPEILGVFRFLTSLGIGATTIVASTYISEFFPSATKGKYQAICITIGICGIPAAGWVAKMVVPAAPYGWRFIFLFGAIGIFFPLIAKKLDESPKWLDTKGKSEQAHRILLELEAKAEKEKGELPEPAPALKGRQTPVKSVPYRTLFQKPLAGRTFVLMTMWAASTIAIQGFGTWVPTLLVKEGVSMDESIVYVTLGTIGAPLGALIASQISDRVERKWAISVLSLMIMALGFFYGINPLPMVIVICGFLMHMFERTFSSIAYAYTPELYPVEARASGNGLTYGVGRLANVAGPFVVSFLYSGYGFLSVFLFFTGCWLLCALTVGIFGIGSKKQTIEQDDIISEETIVQQKL, encoded by the coding sequence ATGATCAATGTAAACGCGTCTAATCGATTAAACAGACTGCCTTTTTCAAGAGCTCATCAAGCGGTGCTCGTTATCCTTTCATTCGCTTACTTTTTTGATTTTATCGATTTAAATACGTTTTCATATGCGGCGCCTTCACTTTTAAAGGAGTGGAATATATCCACTCATACCATCGCTTTTATCACGTCTGTCTCCTATTTCGGAATGTTTATCGGTGCCTCTGCCGGAGGATGGTTTTCAGACCGGTTCGGAAGGAAAAAAGGCTTAATCCTGGTTGTCACCTTTTTCTCTTCCTTCTCCCTCCTCTCTTCTCTGGCTTGGAGCCCTGAAATACTCGGTGTTTTTAGATTTCTTACGAGTTTAGGCATCGGCGCCACGACGATTGTGGCAAGTACGTATATCAGCGAATTTTTCCCATCCGCAACTAAGGGGAAATACCAGGCCATCTGTATTACAATCGGCATATGCGGAATTCCTGCCGCCGGCTGGGTGGCTAAAATGGTCGTGCCGGCCGCCCCTTATGGCTGGCGGTTTATCTTTCTTTTCGGAGCAATCGGTATTTTCTTTCCGCTGATCGCCAAAAAACTGGATGAATCCCCGAAATGGCTGGATACGAAAGGAAAAAGCGAACAAGCACACCGTATTCTGCTTGAGCTTGAGGCAAAGGCTGAAAAAGAAAAAGGTGAACTGCCTGAACCAGCTCCGGCTCTAAAAGGCCGACAAACCCCTGTAAAATCCGTTCCATATCGGACGCTATTTCAAAAGCCTTTAGCAGGAAGGACTTTTGTTTTGATGACGATGTGGGCAGCTTCCACGATTGCAATTCAAGGCTTCGGCACGTGGGTTCCGACCCTTTTGGTAAAAGAAGGCGTATCAATGGATGAGTCTATCGTATACGTCACTCTCGGTACGATCGGTGCCCCGCTGGGCGCTCTCATTGCGTCGCAAATCTCAGACCGTGTGGAACGAAAATGGGCCATTTCTGTTTTATCGTTAATGATTATGGCGCTTGGATTCTTTTACGGCATCAATCCTTTGCCGATGGTCATTGTCATATGCGGATTTCTCATGCACATGTTTGAACGTACTTTCAGTTCGATCGCATATGCCTATACGCCGGAATTATATCCGGTTGAAGCCAGGGCGTCTGGAAACGGCCTCACTTACGGCGTGGGACGTCTTGCGAATGTAGCCGGTCCCTTTGTCGTCAGTTTCCTGTATTCGGGATACGGATTTTTAAGTGTCTTCTTGTTCTTTACAGGCTGCTGGCTTCTTTGTGCACTGACAGTCGGTATATTTGGAATCGGTTCAAAAAAACAAACGATTGAGCAGGATGATATCATATCGGAAGAAACAATCGTGCAACAAAAGTTGTAA
- the clpP gene encoding ATP-dependent Clp endopeptidase proteolytic subunit ClpP, with translation MNLIPTVIEQTNRGERAYDIYSRLLKDRIIMLGSAIDDNVANSIVSQLLFLEAEDPEKDISIYINSPGGSITAGMAIYDTMQFIKPKVSTICIGMAASMGAFLLAAGEKGKRYALPNSEVMIHQPLGGAQGQATEIEIAAKRILLLRDKLNKVLAERTGQPLEVIERDTDRDNFKSADEALEYGLIDKVLTRNTEDQK, from the coding sequence ATGAATTTAATACCTACAGTCATTGAACAAACGAACCGCGGAGAAAGAGCTTATGACATTTACTCCCGTCTTTTGAAGGACCGTATTATCATGCTTGGATCTGCGATTGATGACAACGTTGCAAACTCCATCGTGTCACAGCTTTTATTCCTTGAAGCGGAAGACCCTGAAAAAGATATTTCCATTTACATTAACAGCCCTGGCGGATCAATCACTGCCGGTATGGCAATCTATGATACAATGCAGTTCATTAAACCGAAAGTATCCACGATCTGCATCGGTATGGCCGCTTCTATGGGAGCATTCTTACTTGCTGCCGGAGAAAAAGGCAAACGTTACGCGCTTCCTAACAGTGAAGTCATGATTCACCAGCCGCTTGGCGGAGCGCAAGGACAGGCGACTGAAATTGAAATCGCTGCTAAACGCATTCTCTTGCTTCGCGATAAATTAAACAAAGTGCTTGCTGAACGTACCGGCCAGCCGCTTGAAGTGATCGAGCGCGACACGGACCGCGACAACTTCAAATCAGCTGATGAAGCTTTAGAATACGGCTTAATCGATAAAGTGCTGACACGCAATACGGAAGACCAGAAGTAA
- a CDS encoding glycoside hydrolase family 32 protein, translating into MDRIQQAEEALKKAEGKVKQRYRLGYHIMPRANWINDPNGLIQFKGEYHVFFQHHPFDENWGPMHWGHVKSKDLIHWEHLPIALAPGDAFDQSGCFSGSAVDDRGRLVLIYTGHNMIDPEKDLFYQTQNIAVSQDGAVFEKLQDNPVIAEPPEDSSRHFRDPKVWKHRGDWYMVVGNSTKENVGRVILYRSSDLRNWEYAGVLAQSDGHLGYMWECPDFFELGGKHVLLISPQGIEADGDSYKNLHQTGYLIGDYNDETNKFTHGAFKELDHGHDFYAVQTLLDDKGRRIAVGWMDMWESEMPTKADGWCGALTLPRELTLRDDHKLLMNPVEETKQLRKMKYRECAGRSVSGSYLAKTSEELLEVQVVYDVNDCDAETAGIKIRGLDEEELVLKYNLTDKKLTLDCTKMGKAKDGVRRVRMDASGKLALRIFIDRSSIEVFANHGEATMTSRIYPKEGRLGLELFSEKGAVKVEEFTYWTLKDIWKKS; encoded by the coding sequence ATGGATAGAATTCAGCAGGCGGAAGAAGCCTTGAAGAAAGCCGAGGGTAAAGTGAAACAAAGATATCGGCTGGGGTACCATATTATGCCCCGGGCGAATTGGATCAATGATCCGAACGGACTTATTCAGTTTAAGGGAGAATACCACGTTTTTTTTCAGCATCATCCGTTTGATGAGAACTGGGGGCCGATGCATTGGGGGCATGTAAAGAGTAAAGACCTCATTCATTGGGAGCACTTGCCGATTGCCTTAGCGCCGGGCGACGCATTTGATCAAAGCGGCTGTTTTTCGGGAAGCGCGGTCGATGATCGTGGAAGACTTGTCTTAATCTATACCGGGCATAACATGATTGACCCCGAGAAAGACCTTTTCTATCAAACTCAAAATATCGCTGTCAGCCAAGATGGTGCAGTGTTTGAAAAGCTTCAAGATAACCCTGTTATTGCGGAACCGCCGGAAGACAGCTCCCGCCATTTTCGCGACCCGAAAGTGTGGAAGCATCGCGGAGACTGGTATATGGTAGTCGGCAATTCCACAAAAGAAAACGTCGGGCGGGTCATTTTATACCGTTCATCTGATTTGCGTAATTGGGAATACGCAGGTGTTCTCGCCCAAAGTGACGGTCATCTCGGCTATATGTGGGAATGTCCTGATTTCTTTGAATTAGGCGGCAAACATGTCCTGCTAATTTCGCCACAGGGTATTGAAGCCGACGGTGATTCCTATAAAAATTTACATCAAACCGGTTATTTAATTGGTGACTATAATGATGAAACAAATAAATTTACACACGGCGCTTTTAAAGAACTGGATCACGGCCATGACTTTTACGCCGTTCAAACATTACTGGATGATAAAGGACGCAGAATTGCCGTCGGCTGGATGGATATGTGGGAATCCGAGATGCCGACAAAAGCGGACGGATGGTGCGGTGCTTTGACACTGCCGCGGGAACTGACATTGCGTGATGATCATAAACTTTTGATGAATCCCGTGGAAGAAACCAAGCAGCTGCGAAAAATGAAATATCGGGAATGTGCCGGCCGGTCCGTTTCAGGCAGTTACTTGGCAAAGACATCCGAAGAGCTGCTGGAAGTCCAAGTCGTGTATGATGTAAACGATTGCGATGCCGAAACGGCAGGTATTAAAATTCGCGGCCTTGATGAAGAGGAACTTGTGCTTAAGTACAATCTAACGGATAAAAAATTGACACTTGATTGCACCAAGATGGGGAAAGCGAAAGACGGTGTGAGAAGAGTGCGGATGGATGCAAGCGGCAAGCTGGCGCTGCGAATATTTATTGACAGGTCTTCGATTGAAGTATTCGCCAATCATGGAGAAGCAACGATGACAAGCCGTATCTATCCGAAAGAGGGCAGATTGGGGCTTGAGCTGTTTTCTGAGAAAGGCGCTGTAAAGGTTGAGGAATTCACCTATTGGACGTTAAAAGACATTTGGAAAAAAAGCTGA